In Cryptomeria japonica chromosome 1, Sugi_1.0, whole genome shotgun sequence, the sequence AATACAGTTAGTGTGCACAATGTCACTCGGAGCCTCACCAAGTCTTCACCCAATCAGTCCATACTCCGGAGTGTCCACAAGGGTTTCCTACAGAAGTTTAACTTTGAATTTATACGTGGGTCTGTAAAAAATTTATGGTGGAAATTAGGATGCATATTAACATATCAATTCATGGTTTGGTTATGTTTCATATGTAGGGAGTTGAGTAGGTCATTTTTCTCAAAAGATGTATTTGTTCATGAAACTAATATCATCAGAGTTGAGTTAAGGATCTCACTGGagactgttaaaccatgtcacaaacacATTCCAACAATCTTTCTCTGTTACCATTTATAGAcagttgaactagctgttattgttCAGAAAACCATTACAATACTAGTTAAGAATCTCACATAAAACTATTAAATCATGTCACGAATTCGAAGGGAAACACTGGATACATTCCAAGGCCTTCAATTGGTGGTGATAATCTGGGCCTTAAGGTTGGTTTACAGTCTATTTTTCAATGGATCTTGTACACAGGTTACCCAAAATTGAGTAGAAAATACCCAACGTTTCTTATCTTTTTCCAGCCTTCTACAAATGACCAGTCAAATATGACCCAATAATCATTCAAAATTGAGAAACTAACCATTTCAATACCTGTCGATGATGGTTCTGTTTCTTTGGCTGTTAGTCTGAGGCTCTCTTGGAGATGGGCTTCTGTCCGATTAATCTCTCGTCGGGCTATCTAGCAAATTTTCTTCTGTGAACAATGGGGGCAATTAAGACTGGGGAccagtaatatttatttatttattaagtctCAACAACGAAGCTGAAGAAAATACATCTGTTGTACTTGTTAGTAGTTAAAAGAAAATACAGTTTAGTAGTTCAGGCACATATACAAAACCCCAATACACATCTTATCTCCAAGATCTTACAATCCCCTGTTCCTCTGTTCAAATCACTTCTGCTTCACTCTtttttcacttttcacatttttaGTAACATGGATACTCCGATGTTTCATCTGACTAAGTTATATTCTCAAATATATATTTTGACTGTCCATTTCTGCAACCTAATGACATGACACTTATTAGCAGAACTTTGTGATTTTTTTACAGCTGATCTAATTGGATCCTAACATTGCAGAGCAATCAGGCAATCCAATTGCTATCACAAGAATGGACATGACTATCCATGCCACTTTTCAGAAACCACCTTCATGATCATTTTTGGAATGACACAACTTATCTTATCTCAAATACCAAACTTTCATAAAGTTTGGGGTCTTTCAATAGTTGCATCGATAATGTCCATCTCCTACGCAACAATAGGACTGGGTCTTGGCATTGCAAAAGTAGCTGGTATTCTTTTTATCCTATTCTCTTTCAGTTTTATTAAAAAAGGTTCTGATGGATACTCTTATTCTGTTGCAATCTATATGACCAGGTTAGATGTGTTCAAATCCTATCTAATGCACTACAATATTTAACCTTCTCCATTTCTCACATTGAGACTCAAAAATTTTGGAAACTGTAGAAAATGGAGAGCTTTATGGAAGTATAGCTGGAATCAGCTCGAGCACAACAATATCCACATCACAGAAAGCTTGGCTGGTCCTCCAAGCTATTGGCGACATAGCATTTGCTTATCCATACTCTATTATTGTCATAGAAATTGAGGTATGGAAAATGTTAGTAAACTGTCTGTGTGGCAAAATCTTTCTCTAAGCTGTAATCTATTTGCACAAGTGATTCCGCATTTATCATATTATCATGCAGGATACTTTGAAATCAGAACCTCCAGAAAACAAAACTATGAAGAAAGCTTCCATGATTTCTGTAACAACGACAACTTTCTTCTATTTGCTTTGTGGTTGCTTTGGGTATGCAGCATTTGGAGAGAATGCACCTGGAAACCTCCTAACAGGTTTTGGTTTTTATGAGCCTTACTGGCTGATTGACTTTGCCAATGCATGCATTGTAGTTCATATGGTGGGAGCCTACCAGGTTAGAGTTTTCCAAACCTTTTTTCTAGCTCAATTTTTTTCAACTAGCAATTACCCAAAGCTGTAATCTAAGGCTTGAAGTTGAACCTTTCGTACATAAAAGTCTATTTTCATCACATCTTTTGCAGGTATACTGCCAACCCCTGTTTGCTTTCATTGAAGACTGGTTTCTGAACAAGTGGCCAAATAATAGAACTGTCAGTAATGAATATGGTGTGGCCATTCCCCTGCTTGGATTGTATTATGTTAACCTATTCAGGCTATTTTGGAGAACTGCATTTGTGGTCTCAACTACCGTTATTGCCATTTTGATTCCATCTTTCAATGATGTTCTTGGACTTCTGGGTGCTATTAACTTTTGGCCATTGGCAGTACACTTCCCAGTGGCAATGTATATGGTGAAGAATAAAGTCCAACAATGGACAATTACCTGGTTTCTTTTGCAAGCCTTAAGTTTCATTTGCCTCCTCGTCTCAGTGGCAACTGCTATGGGATCAATTGAAGGCCTTGTTGAAGGTTAGTACATAATGGACACATAAGACCTTTGGAAATTCCATTATGAATGCAGAATCCGGTGCTttgtaaataattaatttaaatgtaaAAAATATTTTGTACCAGCAACGAaataaattattttgaaatttgCCAAAATGCGTACATAAAAATTATATTACAGAGGTATGATGAACAGTTTCCATTATAACAATAACGATGCCCACTCTAGTTTACACATATCAGAAAATACATATTTTAACCCTTATAACGTTTTATGTTGAGTGTCCCTGGTTTTAGGGAGATTTATATTTGAAACCTTTACAATCTTGCAGGTGTTTGACTGAAAAGTGAAAATAGTAGAACAACAGATGTATATTACCAATAATGATTAACAGCTGATTCTATGTTATATTTGATGCAACTTCAGTTGATTACAGGGATCAAGTTAAATCAAGGGTAAAGAATTTGATCCTTCCTAGCCGGTGATTTGGTCTGGACCATAATGAACTGATAGAACTCTGTGCATTAATCTTTCCTTAAGTAGATTTAACAACTCTCAACCAATGCCTTGAAATGCTTTTGTACTGAAATGTTTTGATAATTTAGTTGAATTTTAGTCAGGATGTCTTCCACCTATTAGTCTTCCAATGTATTTTACAGATATACAATCCTTCAAATATGTACGGTATCATTTCTTTGAACAGCTTGTTCCTAAATAAATGTATGGTGTTCATGCCTGATGGGTTTCCA encodes:
- the LOC131052274 gene encoding amino acid permease 3 codes for the protein MAEVEASLIWNNEINRYHLSNEITNPRTGTLWTATAHIITAVIGAGVLSLAWSVAQLGWIAGPAIMLVFALITYYSSSLLADCYKFPDPVFGPNRNYTYRDAVKENLGDRQAWLCGLVQYVSLYGVGIAYTITASISMRAIRQSNCYHKNGHDYPCHFSETTFMIIFGMTQLILSQIPNFHKVWGLSIVASIMSISYATIGLGLGIAKVAENGELYGSIAGISSSTTISTSQKAWLVLQAIGDIAFAYPYSIIVIEIEDTLKSEPPENKTMKKASMISVTTTTFFYLLCGCFGYAAFGENAPGNLLTGFGFYEPYWLIDFANACIVVHMVGAYQVYCQPLFAFIEDWFLNKWPNNRTVSNEYGVAIPLLGLYYVNLFRLFWRTAFVVSTTVIAILIPSFNDVLGLLGAINFWPLAVHFPVAMYMVKNKVQQWTITWFLLQALSFICLLVSVATAMGSIEGLVEEVLPGYKMRIEDG